A stretch of DNA from Caldilineales bacterium:
CGGGGCGGATCATGAACACGACCATCCCGGTCTACACCATCGGCTACGGCGCCCGCACCATCGACGCCTTTCTCGATCTCCTGGCCGGCTACGAGATCGGCTACCTGATCGACATCCGCAGCGCGCCCTACTCGCGCTTCAAGCCGGAGTTCGGTCGCGAGGCGCTGGAGAGGGAATTGCGGCGGCGCGGCATCCGCTATGTCTTTCTGGGCCAGCAGCTGGGCGGCCGGCCGGATGACCCCGACTGCTATGTGGAGGATGGCGGCGAGGGCGAGGGGGCGCGCAAGGTCGATTACGAGCGGGTGAAGCAGAAGGATTTCTATCAGCAGGGTCTGGGGCGGGTCAAGAACGCCTTCGACCAGCAATTGCGCGTCGTCCTCATGTGCAGCGAGGGCAAGCCCGAAAATTGTCATCGCAGCAAATTGATCGGCGCTTCGCTCGAGGCGATGGGCATCTCCGTCGCCCACATCGACGAGAACGACGAGTTGCAAACCCAGGCTGCCGTCATCACCCGGCTGACGGCCGGGCAACTGAGTCTGTTCGACATGACTTTCACCTCGCGCAAGCGTTACGGCGGCAAGGAGGAGGAAGATGACTGAGTTTGTCACCATCGGCGCTTTTGGCTGGACGGAAGCGGCGTTCTTCGGGGCGCTCACCGCGGCCGGGGTGAGTGTTTTCTGCGATCTGCGGCGGCGGCGGGGCGTGCGAGGGGCCGACTATGCCTTCGTCAACAGCCTTCGTCTGCAAGACCGCCTGGCCCAGCTCGGCATCCGCTATCTCCACCGCCTGGATCTGGCCCCCACCCTGGCCGTGCGCCAGGTTCAGCATGATGCCGACGACGCCAGCAAGACGGCCAAACGCCAGCGCACGACCCTCAGCCCGGATTTTGCCGCCGCCTACCAGCGCCAGTGTCTGGCCGGCTTCGACAGCGCCGGCTTCCTGGCCGAGCTTGGCCCGGATGCGGGCGTGGTGGCGCTCTTTTGCGTCGAGCGCGAGGCGGCTGCCTGCCATCGCTCGTTGCTGGCGGCGCGGCTGGAGCGCGACCTGGGCCTCACCGTCCGCCATCTTCTGCCCTGAGTTTTTGATCCGCGAAGGGCGCGAAGAGACGCGAAGGGAGGCGTGAAATGTGAGGCGTGAGGCGTGAGGCGTGAAACGTGAGGCGTGAGGCGTGAAACGTGAGGCGTGAGGCGTGAAACGTGAGAAGACGGCGCCCAACTTCACGCACCACGGAACACGGAACACGCACCACGCACCACAAAACACGGAACACGCACCACGGAACACGCACCACGCACCACGGAACCCGGAACACGCACCACGGAACCCGGAACTTCTCAACTCCCATGAAGACCAACGTCCTGATCGTCGCCAAAACTCGTCGCGGCGCCGGCGCCTGTGTGGGCGGCATTGCCGAGGACGGGCGCAGCCTGCGCCTGGAAGCCTTCGACGCCGGGCACAACGAACATGCCGGGCTGGAGTACCAGGTGGGGGAGTGGTGGGAGGTGGAGGCAAGCCAGCCGGCCCGGATCATCCCGCCGCATGTCGAGAATACCGTCGTCCATCAGAAGCGCAAGGTGGGGGCCGAAGCCGACCCCATCGCCCACATCACCGCCCACATGCCGCCCAAGAGCGGCGGGCCGGAGGTGCTGTACGAGGGCCTGGCGCAGGCAGCGCCCGGCGGGCCGTTGTACATCGCCGCCAGCAAGGGGTTGCCGCCCTACAGCACGATGTTCTGGCAGCCCGACCGCCCGTTGCAGCGCGACGGCGACGCCAAACGCATCCGCTATCGCTATCCCACCGCCGGCGGCGGCTGCACCCTCACCTTCGTCGGTTTTCAGGAGCCGGTCGAGGTCATCCCGGCGGGGGCGCTGCTGCGCGTCTCGTTGGCGCACTGGTGGCGTCCGGCCGACCGGCCCGATGACGAACTGCGTTGCTATGTCCAGCTTTCGGGCTGGTTCTTGCCTGCTGCCGGGGCCAGCGCGTCGGTGGTTCCGGCGACGATGCCCGCGCCCGCGGCGCCTGCCTCCTCCGATCCTTCGTTTCACTCAGAGCCTGCCCTGAACGAAGTGAAGGGACAAGCTCTGCCATCCTTCGTTTCACTCAGGACAAGCTCTGCCGCCCGCCATCTGCTCAAATCTGTCTTCGGCTACGATTCCTTCTGGCCGCTGCAAGAGGAAATCGTTGCCAACATCCTCCAGCGCCGCGACACGCTGGTGATCATGCCCACGGGGGGCGGCAAGTCGCTGTGCTATCAGCTCCCGGCCCTGGTCTTCGACGGCCTGACGGTGGTCATTTCGCCGCTGATCGCCCTCATGCAAGACCAGGTGGACGGGCTGCGCGAGATGGGCGCTCCGGCCATCTTCCTCAACAGCACGCTGGACTATCCCAACTACGTCGCCGCCATGCACCGCGTCCGCGCTGGCGAGATCAAGCTGCTCTATCTGGCGCCAGAGACGCTGCTGCGGCCCGAAACCCTGCTTCTGCTCGACCAATCGCAGGTGACGGCGCTGGTGATCGACGAAGCGCACTGCATCTCGGAGTGGGGCCACGATTTC
This window harbors:
- a CDS encoding DUF488 domain-containing protein, with protein sequence MNTTIPVYTIGYGARTIDAFLDLLAGYEIGYLIDIRSAPYSRFKPEFGREALERELRRRGIRYVFLGQQLGGRPDDPDCYVEDGGEGEGARKVDYERVKQKDFYQQGLGRVKNAFDQQLRVVLMCSEGKPENCHRSKLIGASLEAMGISVAHIDENDELQTQAAVITRLTAGQLSLFDMTFTSRKRYGGKEEEDD
- a CDS encoding DUF488 domain-containing protein, which produces MTEFVTIGAFGWTEAAFFGALTAAGVSVFCDLRRRRGVRGADYAFVNSLRLQDRLAQLGIRYLHRLDLAPTLAVRQVQHDADDASKTAKRQRTTLSPDFAAAYQRQCLAGFDSAGFLAELGPDAGVVALFCVEREAAACHRSLLAARLERDLGLTVRHLLP